The Peptococcaceae bacterium genome has a segment encoding these proteins:
- a CDS encoding ATP-binding protein gives MNIAIASGKGGTGKTTVATNLAFYLQHHAKEDVALLDCDVEEPNCHLFLKSVCLETKKVILPVPSLDPDKCTGCGKCSEICQFAAIACIKGKVLTFPELCHGCGGCILACPAGALSEQEREIGTVETGTSGKIKTVYGQLRVGEAMSPPLIRAVKSHAQNGQINIIDSPPGTSCPVIQAVKGCDFVLLVTEPTPFGLNDLSLAVEMVRVLGLPFAVGINRSTIGDEKVREYCRNEKIPIILEIPEDREIASMYSRGRLVLESLPHYMEKFEKLYLQLKEVIPC, from the coding sequence ATGAATATCGCCATAGCCAGCGGTAAGGGCGGCACCGGCAAAACAACCGTCGCCACGAACCTTGCCTTTTATCTTCAACACCACGCCAAAGAAGATGTCGCGCTTCTGGACTGCGATGTGGAAGAGCCCAACTGCCATCTTTTTCTAAAATCGGTCTGCCTGGAAACAAAGAAAGTGATCCTGCCCGTTCCTTCGCTTGACCCCGATAAGTGTACGGGCTGCGGAAAATGCTCGGAAATCTGCCAGTTTGCAGCCATTGCCTGCATCAAGGGAAAAGTCCTGACCTTTCCTGAACTCTGCCATGGCTGCGGCGGCTGCATTCTGGCCTGCCCCGCCGGGGCGCTTTCGGAGCAAGAACGGGAGATAGGAACAGTAGAAACCGGCACCAGCGGAAAAATAAAAACGGTATACGGCCAACTGCGGGTGGGTGAAGCCATGTCTCCGCCGCTCATCAGGGCGGTGAAGAGTCACGCTCAAAATGGACAAATCAACATAATCGACTCGCCGCCGGGAACTTCCTGCCCCGTTATCCAGGCTGTTAAAGGCTGCGATTTTGTCCTTTTGGTCACCGAACCCACCCCCTTTGGTTTAAACGACCTGTCGCTGGCGGTAGAGATGGTCCGCGTGCTCGGCCTTCCTTTCGCCGTGGGGATAAACCGGTCTACCATCGGGGACGAGAAAGTACGGGAATACTGCCGGAATGAAAAAATCCCCATCATCCTGGAAATACCGGAAGACAGGGAAATCGCCAGTATGTATTCACGCGGCCGCTTGGTTCTGGAATCTCTCCCCCACTATATGGAAAAATTCGAAAAGCTCTACCTACAGCTTAAGGAGGTCATCCCATGTTGA